In Hoeflea ulvae, one genomic interval encodes:
- the ftsL gene encoding cell division protein FtsL, translated as MLRTLDLVLVGAMIAAATVTYQIKHAAEEKLEDVRELQAEIRLQEETIDLLEADWSLLNQPSRLQRLSTAFETELGLRPIEPEQMAQPDELPGRASDFEPQLAESGTDAELTTGSVKP; from the coding sequence ATGTTGCGAACTCTCGACCTGGTGCTGGTTGGCGCGATGATCGCCGCGGCCACAGTCACCTACCAGATCAAGCACGCCGCCGAAGAGAAGCTCGAGGATGTCCGCGAGCTTCAGGCCGAAATTCGGCTGCAGGAAGAGACAATCGACCTTCTGGAGGCTGACTGGAGCCTGCTCAATCAGCCCTCGCGGCTGCAGCGGCTGTCCACGGCGTTCGAAACGGAACTCGGCCTGAGGCCGATAGAGCCCGAGCAGATGGCCCAGCCGGACGAATTGCCGGGCAGGGCAAGCGATTTTGAACCGCAGCTGGCCGAAAGCGGAACGGATGCAGAATTGACAACGGGATCGGTGAAACCATGA
- the rsmH gene encoding 16S rRNA (cytosine(1402)-N(4))-methyltransferase RsmH, with the protein MTVDKGDGDTDAHGGPVRHIPVLLREVLASLAPAPGETIVDGTFGAGGYTAAILEAGAQVIAFDRDPDAIAAGAAMVEASGGKLTLIHDRFSELLEHVEEASLDGVVLDIGVSSMQIDEADRGFSFMRDGPLDMRMGQSGVSAADVVNRAKVSDMTRIFGILGEERHAGRIAGAIETERQKARFETTRQLAGLIEKVSPRRPQDKIHPATRVFQALRTYVNDELGELAQTLFAAERALKPGGRLVVVSFHSLEDRIVKRFFQDRAGKASGSRHLPMVAEKVSTFTLTGKQPVTATEAECEINPRSRSGKLRAGLRTAAPAGKASADILPVPNLAALAAHGG; encoded by the coding sequence ATGACGGTGGACAAGGGCGACGGTGACACTGACGCCCATGGCGGACCAGTCCGCCATATTCCGGTTCTTCTCCGTGAGGTTCTGGCGAGCCTTGCACCCGCTCCCGGCGAAACCATCGTCGACGGCACCTTTGGGGCCGGCGGCTACACCGCAGCGATCCTCGAGGCCGGTGCGCAGGTGATTGCCTTTGACCGAGACCCGGATGCGATTGCAGCCGGTGCAGCCATGGTCGAGGCCTCCGGCGGCAAGCTCACTCTCATTCATGACCGGTTTTCCGAGCTGCTCGAACATGTCGAGGAGGCGAGCCTCGATGGCGTGGTGCTCGATATCGGCGTGTCCTCCATGCAGATCGACGAAGCCGATCGCGGCTTTTCCTTCATGCGCGACGGCCCGCTCGACATGCGCATGGGCCAATCCGGCGTCAGCGCCGCCGATGTGGTCAACCGCGCCAAGGTCTCCGACATGACCCGGATCTTCGGAATTCTAGGCGAAGAGCGCCATGCCGGGCGCATTGCCGGGGCGATCGAGACCGAGCGGCAGAAGGCCCGGTTCGAAACCACCCGGCAACTGGCGGGCCTGATCGAAAAGGTGTCGCCGCGGCGGCCGCAGGACAAGATCCATCCGGCAACCCGCGTGTTTCAGGCGCTGCGCACCTATGTCAATGACGAGCTCGGCGAACTGGCGCAGACGCTGTTTGCCGCCGAGCGCGCGCTCAAGCCCGGTGGCCGGCTGGTGGTGGTGTCGTTCCATTCGCTCGAAGATCGTATCGTCAAACGCTTTTTCCAGGATCGCGCCGGCAAGGCGTCGGGCTCGCGGCACCTGCCGATGGTGGCCGAGAAGGTTTCCACCTTCACGCTGACCGGCAAGCAGCCGGTGACGGCGACCGAGGCCGAATGCGAGATCAATCCGCGCTCCCGCTCGGGCAAGCTGCGGGCCGGCCTGCGCACCGCGGCACCTGCCGGAAAGGCCAGCGCCGACATCCTTCCCGTTCCCAACCTTGCCGCGCTTGCGGCGCATGGAGGCTGA
- the mraZ gene encoding division/cell wall cluster transcriptional repressor MraZ: protein MNRFLSNATNRIDAKGRVSVPSMFRAVLARAAVEELYAWQDFVFPAVSMAGPEVLDRFERMMGAQDPFSAEANEMSLLIHGGGVFMKLDGEGRLLVTDFIRDFTGITDKVTFAGRGDHFQLWEPAAFEEMQSRARKERTART from the coding sequence ATGAACCGGTTCCTGTCGAATGCGACAAACAGGATCGACGCGAAGGGGCGGGTTTCCGTGCCGTCGATGTTTCGTGCCGTGTTGGCGCGGGCGGCGGTCGAGGAGCTCTATGCCTGGCAGGATTTCGTGTTTCCGGCGGTCTCGATGGCCGGACCGGAAGTGCTGGACCGCTTCGAACGGATGATGGGCGCGCAGGATCCGTTTTCGGCCGAAGCCAACGAGATGTCGCTGCTCATTCATGGCGGCGGGGTGTTCATGAAGCTCGACGGCGAGGGTCGGCTTCTGGTGACGGATTTCATCCGCGATTTCACGGGCATCACCGACAAGGTGACGTTTGCGGGACGGGGGGATCATTTTCAGCTCTGGGAACCGGCGGCATTCGAGGAAATGCAGTCGCGCGCCCGGAAAGAACGAACGGCCAGAACCTGA
- a CDS encoding type II toxin-antitoxin system ParD family antitoxin: MNFSLGRTWEQYVAEQVKSGVFNNASEVVRDALRRQQEQLLQLEALRRDLAQGVASIKTGDISRTSPEDIIRQAKARKQSQ; the protein is encoded by the coding sequence ATGAATTTTTCCCTTGGCAGAACGTGGGAGCAATATGTGGCCGAACAGGTCAAATCCGGCGTCTTCAACAATGCAAGCGAGGTCGTCCGCGACGCGCTTCGCCGGCAGCAGGAGCAACTTCTCCAGCTCGAAGCACTCCGGCGCGACCTCGCCCAAGGTGTCGCCTCGATCAAGACAGGCGACATCAGCCGGACAAGCCCCGAAGACATCATCCGGCAGGCAAAGGCGCGAAAGCAGAGCCAGTGA
- a CDS encoding type II toxin-antitoxin system RelE/ParE family toxin, which produces MSSYVLSREATQDLQDIFVYGQETWGETLASAYIHELFAVFGHIGQHPHIGRLRPELGEGLKSFPHGSHVVFFMNWQGELAVVRVLHGSRDHEALFADNDPFSSFD; this is translated from the coding sequence GTGAGCAGCTATGTTCTTTCCCGGGAAGCCACCCAGGATTTGCAAGACATCTTTGTCTATGGCCAGGAAACCTGGGGTGAAACGCTCGCTTCAGCCTACATCCACGAGCTGTTCGCGGTATTTGGCCATATTGGACAGCACCCTCACATCGGGCGGCTTCGGCCCGAATTAGGCGAGGGTTTGAAAAGCTTTCCCCATGGCAGCCATGTTGTTTTCTTCATGAACTGGCAGGGTGAATTGGCCGTAGTGCGCGTGTTGCATGGGTCGAGGGATCATGAGGCTCTGTTTGCGGATAACGATCCGTTTTCCTCGTTTGATTGA
- a CDS encoding DUF2087 domain-containing protein, producing the protein MNMASRAAGFRNFQHLRASHVAGQRLATPQAHQIIDHQLVERTLNQFDSTGRWRKWPSRRKTQDLCLWALWAQLPARTLMTEREINARLRRAHLFEDPAILRRTLFSLGMVTRKPDGSDYCRKEQTPPPEARALISLLETRRQTGASAQPASITGANSTRNPASPSPRRGKSLNAPINA; encoded by the coding sequence ATGAACATGGCGTCGCGCGCCGCCGGATTTCGCAATTTCCAGCACCTGCGCGCCTCCCATGTGGCTGGACAACGGTTGGCCACGCCTCAAGCCCATCAAATCATTGATCATCAACTGGTCGAACGAACGCTTAACCAGTTCGATTCCACCGGCCGGTGGCGGAAATGGCCGTCACGCCGCAAGACCCAGGACCTGTGCCTCTGGGCGCTATGGGCACAATTGCCGGCGCGCACCCTGATGACCGAGCGCGAGATCAACGCACGCCTGCGCCGGGCTCATCTCTTCGAGGATCCGGCGATCCTGCGCCGCACCCTGTTCAGTCTCGGCATGGTGACGCGCAAACCGGATGGATCGGATTATTGCCGCAAGGAACAAACCCCTCCACCAGAAGCAAGAGCGTTGATCTCGTTGCTTGAAACCCGGCGCCAAACCGGCGCCAGCGCTCAGCCAGCCAGCATCACCGGTGCGAACAGCACCAGAAATCCCGCCAGTCCCAGCCCGAGACGGGGCAAGAGCCTGAACGCGCCGATCAACGCATAG
- a CDS encoding TRAP transporter permease → MAMIASAACLVAFHLGLIFWGLVPNLVSRPLHLALALPWIFLFVEGGTARRWSGIVLCLLGMAACIWVAWQHSALGDQYGFLEGRFQVGIAVILLVVVLEAARRAISWPLPLVALLALLYGLFGQHIPGEFGHSGTPLASFLGTLTIAEGGIWGSLAGVSVSVVAIFVIFGAVLNAGEAGQGFMNIASAAAGRLKGGAAKVSVISSALFGSISGSASANVASTGAITLPAMTKLGYPKRLAAAVEAVASSGGQIMPPLMGAGAFVMVELTGVPYTAIMAAAVLPALLYFFAVWVGINAYAGRYDLAGLAEDDRPGLRAVIITSAFFAVPFAVLMWGMFVTGMTPQYAASMAILVGFVMLFFHADGTFSLGRSLDRLENALINASRQVSMIAAIILCASIIIGVLSITGLGVKITSLILSASGGMLWPSLLLTALACLVLGMEVPTTAAYVICVSVAGPALSKLGLEPLQAHLFVFWFALLSTITPPVCGAVFIAAGMVGENWLKVAVTAMSLGVGLYIIPLTMIANPSIIAVATEPLAAIVTLGQIGLGLALISYALIGAFRLLPRLGLGLAGFLVLFAPVMLAG, encoded by the coding sequence ATGGCCATGATTGCCAGCGCCGCCTGTCTGGTGGCATTTCATCTGGGCCTGATATTCTGGGGCCTGGTCCCCAATCTGGTCAGTCGGCCGCTGCATCTGGCGCTCGCCCTGCCGTGGATCTTCCTCTTCGTCGAAGGCGGCACGGCCAGACGCTGGTCGGGCATCGTGCTGTGCTTGCTCGGCATGGCAGCCTGCATCTGGGTCGCCTGGCAGCATTCCGCACTTGGCGATCAATACGGCTTTCTCGAGGGCCGTTTCCAGGTTGGAATCGCGGTCATTTTGTTGGTGGTGGTGCTGGAGGCGGCGCGCCGGGCAATCAGCTGGCCGCTGCCGCTGGTGGCCCTGCTGGCGCTGCTTTACGGGTTGTTCGGCCAGCATATTCCGGGTGAATTCGGCCATTCCGGCACGCCGCTTGCCAGCTTTCTCGGCACGCTGACCATTGCCGAAGGCGGCATCTGGGGCAGCCTGGCGGGCGTCTCGGTCAGTGTCGTGGCGATCTTCGTGATCTTCGGCGCCGTGCTCAATGCCGGCGAGGCAGGCCAGGGCTTCATGAATATTGCGTCTGCCGCCGCAGGCCGGCTCAAGGGCGGCGCTGCCAAGGTCTCGGTGATTTCCTCGGCGCTGTTCGGCTCGATCTCGGGTTCGGCCTCGGCCAATGTCGCTTCCACCGGCGCGATCACGCTGCCGGCGATGACGAAGCTCGGCTATCCCAAAAGGCTGGCAGCGGCGGTCGAGGCGGTGGCATCGTCGGGCGGGCAGATCATGCCGCCGCTGATGGGCGCGGGCGCCTTCGTCATGGTCGAACTCACCGGCGTTCCCTATACCGCCATCATGGCCGCCGCCGTGCTGCCGGCGCTGCTCTATTTCTTCGCGGTCTGGGTCGGCATCAATGCCTATGCGGGACGCTATGACCTGGCAGGTCTTGCCGAGGACGACCGCCCGGGCCTGCGCGCGGTGATCATCACCTCGGCATTCTTTGCTGTTCCCTTCGCGGTGCTGATGTGGGGCATGTTCGTCACCGGCATGACACCGCAATATGCCGCCAGCATGGCGATCCTCGTCGGCTTCGTGATGCTGTTTTTCCATGCCGACGGGACATTCAGTCTCGGCCGCAGCCTCGACCGGCTGGAAAATGCGCTGATCAACGCCTCGCGCCAGGTGTCGATGATCGCGGCCATCATCCTGTGCGCCTCGATCATCATCGGCGTGTTGTCGATCACCGGGCTGGGGGTGAAGATCACCTCGCTGATCCTGTCAGCCTCGGGCGGCATGTTGTGGCCGTCACTGCTGCTGACGGCACTTGCCTGCCTGGTGCTGGGCATGGAGGTGCCGACCACGGCGGCCTATGTTATCTGCGTCTCGGTGGCGGGGCCGGCCTTGTCGAAACTCGGCCTGGAGCCGCTGCAGGCGCATCTGTTCGTGTTCTGGTTTGCGCTGTTGTCGACGATCACGCCGCCTGTCTGCGGGGCCGTGTTCATCGCGGCCGGCATGGTCGGAGAGAACTGGCTCAAGGTGGCCGTCACCGCCATGAGCCTCGGCGTCGGGCTCTACATCATCCCGCTGACCATGATTGCCAATCCGTCGATCATCGCGGTTGCAACGGAGCCGCTGGCCGCCATTGTAACGCTGGGCCAGATCGGGCTGGGTCTGGCGCTGATCTCCTATGCGTTGATCGGCGCGTTCAGGCTCTTGCCCCGTCTCGGGCTGGGACTGGCGGGATTTCTGGTGCTGTTCGCACCGGTGATGCTGGCTGGCTGA
- a CDS encoding TAXI family TRAP transporter solute-binding subunit codes for MKTNTVFLALSLGVSLFASSALAETRITYKSAKTGSSYYQMGVQLAEAMKAGTNGDIIVTVEESQGSVQNVMETKARGGDYVFTTPPVLVTLAQGGKAMFEGKGDPKFDEIRALFPIPSLTMHFVMSADSGVTDFAGMENKTILLGKGSFGATEGEKYLKLFGLEGKVNLAEVELSNAVPALKNGQIDGFVTAGSWPAPNVIEAAASTDVVVLSLSDEQITETKRAKLVIPAGTYSGQTADITTTSLPVAAFTTTAMSDDAAYQLTKTFWESKASMSEGAPWWKGVDTALMANITSKLHPGAIRYYTEAGVELTAAQQ; via the coding sequence TTGAAAACGAATACGGTATTTCTGGCCTTGAGCCTGGGCGTCAGCCTGTTTGCCTCGAGCGCGCTGGCTGAAACGCGCATCACCTACAAATCCGCCAAAACCGGTTCATCCTACTACCAGATGGGCGTGCAGCTTGCCGAAGCGATGAAGGCCGGCACCAATGGCGACATCATTGTCACCGTGGAAGAGAGCCAGGGCTCGGTTCAGAACGTCATGGAAACCAAGGCGCGCGGTGGCGATTACGTGTTCACCACGCCGCCGGTGCTGGTGACGCTGGCGCAGGGCGGCAAGGCCATGTTCGAGGGCAAGGGCGATCCGAAATTCGACGAGATCCGGGCGCTGTTCCCGATCCCGTCGCTGACCATGCATTTCGTCATGTCGGCCGACAGCGGCGTCACCGATTTTGCCGGCATGGAAAACAAGACCATCCTTCTGGGCAAGGGCTCCTTCGGCGCCACCGAAGGCGAGAAATATCTCAAGCTGTTCGGACTTGAAGGCAAGGTCAATCTTGCCGAGGTAGAGCTCTCCAATGCGGTGCCTGCGCTCAAGAACGGCCAGATCGACGGCTTTGTCACCGCCGGATCATGGCCCGCGCCGAACGTCATTGAAGCCGCAGCCTCCACCGATGTCGTGGTGCTGTCGCTCAGCGACGAGCAGATTACGGAAACAAAGCGGGCGAAGCTGGTGATCCCGGCCGGCACCTATAGCGGCCAGACCGCCGACATCACCACCACATCGCTGCCGGTCGCAGCTTTCACCACCACGGCCATGAGCGATGACGCCGCCTATCAGCTGACCAAGACCTTCTGGGAAAGCAAGGCGTCAATGAGCGAAGGCGCGCCCTGGTGGAAGGGTGTCGACACCGCGCTGATGGCCAATATCACCAGCAAGCTGCACCCGGGCGCCATCCGCTACTACACCGAAGCCGGCGTCGAACTGACAGCCGCGCAGCAGTAA
- a CDS encoding TetR/AcrR family transcriptional regulator, producing the protein MRPNKRDMLVRNALDVFYRDGFHATGMDKLVAETGISKTSMYKHFRTKEELILAVLRLRDERFRNWFCRRVEELAEAPCDRLLAVFDALHEWISSAEFKGCMFIKAVAEYQDPEDPIHIQSATHKQMLQDYVEAIAAQAGAADPEALARQLMLLKEGAIVIAVMMGNEQAATDAKDAARGLITAAGCR; encoded by the coding sequence ATGCGACCGAACAAGAGAGATATGCTGGTGCGAAATGCGCTGGACGTGTTCTACCGTGACGGCTTTCACGCCACCGGGATGGACAAGCTCGTGGCCGAGACCGGTATCTCCAAGACATCGATGTACAAGCATTTCCGCACCAAGGAGGAGCTGATCCTGGCGGTGCTGCGGCTGCGCGACGAGCGGTTCCGCAACTGGTTCTGCCGCCGGGTGGAGGAATTGGCCGAGGCACCTTGCGACCGGCTGCTGGCGGTGTTCGACGCGCTGCATGAATGGATCAGCTCGGCGGAGTTCAAGGGCTGCATGTTCATCAAGGCGGTTGCCGAATACCAGGATCCGGAAGACCCGATCCACATCCAGTCGGCCACCCACAAGCAGATGCTGCAGGACTATGTCGAGGCGATCGCCGCGCAGGCGGGTGCGGCTGACCCCGAAGCCCTGGCGCGGCAACTGATGCTGCTCAAGGAAGGCGCGATCGTCATCGCCGTCATGATGGGCAATGAACAGGCCGCGACCGACGCCAAGGATGCGGCGCGTGGCCTGATCACTGCGGCGGGTTGCCGATAG
- a CDS encoding pyridoxamine 5'-phosphate oxidase family protein codes for MPRAFAEIAFTPGVRAIQQRQGSARGYEKFLSPDADGGNRLGPAEAGFIRARDGFYQATVSETGWPYVQFRGGPAGFLRVIDASTIAYADYRGNRQYLSLGNLTGDDRIALILMDYPNRRRLKIWGRAKIFEGDEATDVLPVVHDPASAGRPERVIVITVEAFDWNCPSHIPQRLTVAEFEPYLAELRQQISELTAENARLAALAGVTS; via the coding sequence ATGCCCCGCGCCTTTGCCGAAATCGCCTTCACCCCCGGGGTCCGTGCCATTCAGCAGCGGCAGGGATCAGCCCGCGGATACGAGAAATTTCTGAGCCCCGACGCTGATGGCGGGAACCGGCTCGGACCTGCCGAGGCCGGCTTCATCCGGGCTCGCGACGGCTTTTACCAGGCAACCGTTTCGGAAACCGGATGGCCTTATGTGCAGTTCAGGGGCGGACCGGCGGGCTTTCTGCGCGTCATCGACGCCAGCACCATCGCCTATGCCGATTACCGCGGCAACCGGCAATATCTCAGCCTCGGCAACCTCACAGGCGACGACCGCATCGCGCTGATCCTGATGGATTATCCCAACCGCAGACGCCTGAAGATCTGGGGCCGGGCAAAAATTTTCGAAGGCGACGAGGCAACGGACGTTCTGCCGGTGGTGCACGATCCGGCCTCCGCCGGACGGCCCGAACGCGTCATTGTGATCACCGTCGAGGCATTTGACTGGAACTGCCCGTCGCATATCCCGCAACGGCTGACGGTTGCCGAATTCGAACCCTATCTGGCCGAATTGCGCCAGCAGATCTCGGAGCTCACGGCGGAGAATGCCCGGCTTGCCGCTCTCGCCGGCGTCACCAGCTGA
- a CDS encoding SH3 domain-containing protein yields the protein MISSAKSALFILSVIGIASASSGRAMAGDCTGYVVGVKPVSQYNHAKGNGFLAVRTGPGSSYQQTGELYRGDEVSVYDRRGNWYAITCMAGQCTQPLWGQPTPSGWASRSYIKAEGVCP from the coding sequence ATGATTTCGTCGGCCAAATCCGCCTTGTTCATCCTGTCGGTGATTGGCATTGCCAGTGCTTCGAGCGGGCGGGCAATGGCGGGTGATTGCACCGGCTACGTGGTCGGGGTCAAGCCGGTCAGCCAGTACAATCACGCCAAGGGCAACGGTTTTCTGGCCGTGCGCACCGGGCCGGGGTCGAGCTACCAGCAGACCGGCGAGCTTTATCGCGGCGACGAAGTTTCGGTCTATGACCGGCGCGGCAACTGGTACGCGATCACCTGCATGGCGGGACAATGCACGCAGCCGCTATGGGGCCAGCCCACGCCTTCGGGCTGGGCGTCGCGGAGCTATATCAAGGCCGAGGGCGTGTGCCCCTAA
- a CDS encoding DUF1194 domain-containing protein has product MLPAFGGLAPSPAAAQPVCGLSLLLALDVSSSVDSAEFALQTAGLARALRDPSVRRSIISAGGIQAMALEWSGRDQQVDIAPWSLLTSDDDINAFAGRIETHRRVHTEFPTALGYALGHAATRLNKAPLRCARAVIDVSGDGVNNEGFEPLLAYRNFDFANVTVNGLVIQGADPDPVDYYRAEVIYGPGAFVEIAADFGDYAAAMKRKLLREINGAGLAMAD; this is encoded by the coding sequence GTGCTGCCGGCCTTTGGCGGGCTTGCGCCCTCGCCCGCTGCGGCGCAGCCGGTCTGCGGGCTTTCGCTGCTGCTGGCACTGGATGTCTCATCAAGTGTCGATTCCGCCGAATTCGCACTACAGACCGCCGGCCTGGCCCGCGCGCTGCGCGACCCGTCTGTGCGCCGCTCGATCATTTCAGCGGGCGGGATTCAGGCAATGGCGCTGGAATGGAGCGGCCGCGACCAGCAGGTCGACATTGCCCCCTGGTCGCTGCTGACCAGCGACGACGACATCAACGCTTTCGCCGGCCGGATCGAGACCCATCGGCGCGTCCATACCGAATTCCCCACCGCTCTGGGCTATGCGCTGGGCCATGCCGCAACCCGTCTCAACAAGGCGCCATTGCGCTGCGCCCGCGCGGTCATCGACGTCTCTGGCGACGGCGTCAACAATGAGGGGTTCGAACCGCTGCTGGCCTACCGGAATTTCGATTTTGCCAATGTCACCGTCAACGGTCTGGTCATCCAGGGCGCCGACCCCGATCCGGTGGACTATTACCGCGCCGAGGTGATTTATGGGCCCGGCGCCTTTGTCGAGATCGCCGCCGATTTTGGCGACTACGCAGCCGCCATGAAGCGCAAGCTGTTGCGCGAGATCAATGGCGCCGGGCTGGCGATGGCCGATTGA
- a CDS encoding 5-formyltetrahydrofolate cyclo-ligase: protein MLVDGHVVDPQTWKDVSTFRKAERVRLYAARQKVSLEDRRQMAARISAQLTDILGEVAGRSIAVYWPILGELNLHPWMVEASERGAQICLPVVVEKNQPVEFHRWSPDSAMVKGIWNIPVPADAEPVVPDVVIVPLLGVDEHGYRLGNGGGYYDRTLARLPDELLTIGVGHSFARMKTIFPMPWDIPMKMVVLGDGTSFEAGPGDIS from the coding sequence ATGCTGGTCGATGGCCATGTTGTTGATCCGCAGACCTGGAAAGATGTCTCAACTTTCCGCAAGGCTGAGCGCGTCCGGTTGTATGCGGCGCGGCAGAAGGTTTCACTTGAAGATCGCAGGCAGATGGCCGCGCGCATATCGGCTCAGTTGACGGACATTCTTGGCGAAGTGGCCGGGCGAAGCATTGCTGTGTACTGGCCGATCCTTGGCGAACTCAATCTGCATCCATGGATGGTCGAAGCCAGCGAACGCGGCGCACAGATCTGCCTGCCTGTGGTGGTGGAGAAGAACCAGCCGGTGGAGTTTCATCGCTGGTCACCCGACAGCGCCATGGTCAAGGGTATCTGGAATATTCCCGTGCCGGCTGACGCCGAGCCGGTTGTGCCGGATGTGGTGATTGTTCCGTTGCTCGGCGTTGACGAACACGGCTACCGGCTCGGCAATGGCGGCGGGTATTACGACCGGACGCTGGCGCGGCTGCCCGATGAACTGCTCACCATCGGTGTTGGGCACTCCTTTGCGCGGATGAAGACGATCTTCCCGATGCCCTGGGATATCCCGATGAAGATGGTCGTTCTGGGCGACGGGACCAGCTTCGAGGCCGGGCCCGGAGACATCAGTTAG
- a CDS encoding helix-turn-helix domain-containing protein, which produces MTSAEKVNQVDAQDADFEALCPMPDIAQLIGGKWKLIVLQILIFKGTKRFNELRRMIDGVTQTMLTSQLRALEHDGLVLRKVYAEVPPRVEYSATARAVELTPMFRAMHDWWVGGQT; this is translated from the coding sequence ATGACTTCGGCAGAGAAGGTCAATCAAGTCGACGCTCAAGATGCTGATTTTGAAGCGCTTTGTCCTATGCCTGATATCGCCCAGCTGATCGGTGGAAAGTGGAAGCTGATCGTTCTGCAAATTTTGATTTTCAAAGGCACCAAACGGTTCAACGAGTTGCGGCGGATGATCGACGGGGTGACGCAGACCATGCTCACAAGCCAGCTTCGCGCGCTCGAGCACGACGGTCTGGTGTTGCGCAAGGTCTATGCCGAAGTGCCGCCACGGGTTGAATATTCAGCCACGGCGCGCGCCGTAGAGCTGACCCCGATGTTTCGCGCCATGCATGACTGGTGGGTGGGGGGCCAGACGTAG
- a CDS encoding DUF899 domain-containing protein yields MTLTPARTATRDEWLEARRALLELEKAHTRQKDEITKARQSLPWVRLEQDYLFETDQGEASLASFFRDHSQLVVYHFMFGPEWKAGCVSCSFWADSFNGLSAHLAARDIAFVAVSSAPMSMIAPFKQRMGWSFDWVSSSPGHFNEDFDVGFGPKRTADRPLMYNFKQIDSAPMDEMHGTSVFARDVEGTIYHTYSAYGRGLEATNAAYAYIDLTPAGRHEPATGYPMAWVRHHDAY; encoded by the coding sequence ATGACACTGACACCCGCAAGAACTGCAACCCGTGACGAATGGCTTGAAGCGCGCCGTGCGCTGCTGGAGCTGGAAAAGGCGCATACCCGCCAGAAAGACGAAATCACCAAAGCCCGGCAATCGCTGCCATGGGTACGCCTTGAACAGGACTATCTCTTTGAAACGGATCAGGGCGAGGCTTCGCTTGCGTCCTTCTTCAGGGATCACAGCCAGCTTGTCGTCTACCATTTCATGTTCGGTCCCGAGTGGAAGGCCGGCTGCGTCAGTTGCTCCTTCTGGGCCGACAGTTTCAACGGGCTGTCCGCTCATCTGGCGGCACGCGACATTGCCTTCGTCGCAGTGTCCAGCGCTCCCATGTCGATGATCGCGCCCTTCAAACAGCGCATGGGCTGGAGTTTCGACTGGGTCTCCTCATCGCCAGGTCACTTCAACGAGGATTTCGACGTCGGCTTTGGCCCGAAACGGACAGCAGACAGGCCATTGATGTACAATTTCAAGCAGATCGACAGCGCACCGATGGACGAAATGCATGGCACCAGCGTGTTTGCCCGAGACGTCGAGGGCACCATCTATCACACCTATTCAGCCTATGGCCGCGGGCTTGAGGCCACCAATGCGGCCTATGCCTATATCGACCTGACCCCGGCGGGCCGCCATGAACCGGCCACCGGATATCCGATGGCCTGGGTCCGCCATCACGACGCCTACTGA
- a CDS encoding DUF427 domain-containing protein, which translates to MRTPVCGTQREETGDTMQTSGSANTNFPMLEGAIRNPANPNHLMVIRPIKRTVRVYVDGTLIAETQNALRVMEMGKSLYDPAIYVPASDITADLEPLEKTSHCPIKGDASYVALNGNEIAWTYNNNLDISEQLAGHFAFWPDKVKITEGD; encoded by the coding sequence ATGCGGACGCCGGTATGCGGCACACAGCGCGAAGAAACGGGTGACACAATGCAGACATCAGGCTCAGCCAACACCAACTTCCCAATGCTGGAAGGCGCCATTCGAAACCCCGCGAACCCGAACCATCTCATGGTCATCAGGCCGATCAAGCGAACCGTTCGTGTTTATGTTGACGGCACCTTGATTGCGGAAACCCAAAATGCGCTCCGCGTCATGGAGATGGGTAAATCACTGTATGATCCGGCAATTTACGTTCCTGCATCAGACATAACAGCCGATCTCGAACCGCTCGAAAAAACAAGCCACTGCCCCATAAAAGGGGACGCCAGTTACGTGGCTCTCAATGGCAATGAAATTGCCTGGACCTACAACAACAATCTGGACATCTCAGAGCAACTCGCCGGGCATTTCGCGTTCTGGCCGGACAAGGTCAAGATCACCGAAGGCGATTGA